One window of Paludibacter propionicigenes WB4 genomic DNA carries:
- a CDS encoding FixH family protein, with protein sequence MKTKLTKILYILAISAIFVSCKDDINTPTVNPLDGLTKLQEGYALGASAKVQIWGKKNFFMGYNKLTVVLLDSVNKADTIKDAHIHFMPVMTMGSGMMAMQHACPVENPDETPVNGVFPGAVAFVMPTSTDGSWNLSVMVHNHKNNKEGTAVFNITVDNPSTPLMSVFTATTPDASKLVLSLVEPTAPKVGMNDIEFTIHRKETMMSWPADTGYTIEITPEMPSMGHGSPNNVNPVHIGNGHYKGKVNFTMTGEWKVNVLVKKDGVAVSNNAFFTITF encoded by the coding sequence ATGAAAACTAAACTAACAAAAATTCTATATATACTGGCCATCTCAGCCATTTTCGTTTCATGTAAAGACGATATAAACACACCTACCGTAAATCCGCTTGATGGACTTACCAAGTTACAGGAAGGTTACGCTCTTGGAGCCTCTGCCAAAGTTCAGATTTGGGGTAAGAAAAACTTTTTCATGGGTTATAATAAGCTCACGGTAGTTTTACTGGATTCGGTGAACAAGGCTGATACCATTAAAGATGCTCATATTCACTTTATGCCGGTAATGACTATGGGCAGCGGTATGATGGCTATGCAGCATGCTTGCCCGGTAGAGAACCCTGACGAAACTCCGGTGAACGGAGTCTTTCCGGGTGCAGTGGCATTTGTTATGCCCACGAGTACCGATGGTAGCTGGAACCTGAGCGTAATGGTACACAATCATAAGAATAACAAAGAAGGAACCGCAGTTTTTAATATTACGGTTGATAATCCTTCGACACCGCTTATGAGTGTATTTACAGCAACAACTCCCGACGCTTCAAAACTGGTACTGTCGTTGGTAGAGCCTACAGCGCCAAAAGTAGGAATGAATGATATAGAGTTTACCATTCACCGCAAAGAAACCATGATGAGCTGGCCGGCCGATACGGGTTATACCATTGAAATAACACCCGAAATGCCAAGCATGGGACATGGTTCGCCAAACAACGTAAATCCGGTTCATATCGGAAACGGACACTACAAAGGGAAAGTGAACTTCACCATGACCGGCGAATGGAAAGTGAACGTACTGGTCAAAAAGGATGGCGTTGCTGTATCGAATAATGCCTTCTTTACAATTACATTCTGA
- a CDS encoding TonB-dependent receptor, with translation MIKKLFLLLFLCGSMTVLAQPGVTEKEVSDTIKLKDVLVSVSLPLNNKDIVDFYRTNQFSTLDNITARLDGLSLIKRGAYALEPQVNGFSGGQLNLTIDGMRMFGACTDKMDPITSYIEPTNLKSINVKQGTGSCQTGCNIGGSVDFSLSEPTEGLGQHFLSVAFGHESISRGNNILFSMGLGKDKWNWLIDGVYRKNENYRDGNNREILFSQFEKINLHTAMKYKVDEVNSLKLDVLYDLAQHVGYPALPMDVSKARATLFALEYQRKTNMPLKAKLYYNEVLHIMDDSQRDSLYLLKNKPVGKSDSVYMRMDMPGKSSTLGAYVQLDIPWNEKNNLTVKADNYSNKSIAEMTMHMRYAGFSPEPPMYMQTWPAMLRNVSGLFLENSTYLSDRLTLLLNGRVDYTIDNLQSEYGQQQFSVFNYSISDTQSKLVKSLNLSAQYRISTGISIMASTGYAERMPTIGERLGFYLYNAYDGYDYIGNPYIKPEKSNFFRLNFQLSKPTIKLNFNQSFSFLHDYIMGITNTQIAAMNFYAKGIRVYSNVPDAKLYSADLQVLYSPIASWSFFLLSKLTVGEIQNGKPMPLISPLKNVLAVQYEKDNLMIQAECESALAQNRINSDYGEHVTPAYTVWNVKGGYKFNISEMQLDAGLGVTNLLNKVYYEHLDWSRINRPGRSLELYVKFSY, from the coding sequence ATGATAAAAAAACTATTTTTACTCCTGTTTCTATGCGGAAGTATGACAGTGCTTGCACAGCCGGGTGTAACCGAAAAAGAGGTGAGCGACACCATAAAACTGAAGGATGTACTTGTATCGGTTTCTCTGCCGCTGAACAACAAAGATATCGTTGATTTTTACCGAACCAATCAGTTTTCGACACTTGATAATATCACAGCACGGTTGGATGGTCTGTCATTGATTAAGCGGGGAGCTTATGCACTGGAGCCCCAAGTAAACGGGTTCTCGGGTGGGCAGTTGAATCTGACGATAGACGGAATGCGAATGTTTGGAGCCTGTACCGATAAGATGGATCCGATAACATCATATATAGAACCTACCAACCTGAAAAGTATCAACGTAAAACAAGGTACGGGCAGTTGTCAGACCGGTTGTAATATCGGAGGTTCAGTAGATTTTTCCTTATCAGAGCCGACCGAAGGTTTGGGGCAACATTTTTTGTCGGTAGCTTTTGGACATGAAAGCATTTCGCGGGGAAATAATATCCTTTTTTCGATGGGACTGGGCAAGGATAAATGGAACTGGCTGATTGATGGCGTTTACCGGAAAAATGAGAATTACCGAGATGGAAATAACCGTGAAATTCTTTTCTCTCAATTTGAGAAAATAAATCTCCACACGGCCATGAAGTACAAGGTCGATGAGGTGAATTCTCTTAAGTTGGATGTGCTATATGATCTGGCTCAACATGTGGGATATCCTGCACTACCGATGGACGTAAGCAAGGCTCGTGCCACGCTTTTCGCACTGGAATACCAACGCAAAACCAATATGCCACTTAAAGCCAAACTATATTACAATGAGGTACTTCACATTATGGACGACTCGCAGCGTGACAGTTTGTATTTATTGAAAAACAAGCCTGTAGGCAAGTCCGATTCGGTATATATGCGTATGGATATGCCCGGAAAAAGTTCTACGCTGGGTGCTTACGTACAACTGGATATTCCGTGGAACGAGAAAAACAACCTGACGGTAAAAGCGGATAACTACAGCAATAAATCTATAGCCGAAATGACCATGCATATGCGTTATGCCGGATTTTCACCCGAACCTCCGATGTACATGCAAACCTGGCCGGCTATGCTGCGGAATGTCAGCGGATTATTTCTGGAAAACAGCACCTATCTGTCCGATAGACTAACTCTTTTGTTGAATGGAAGAGTTGATTATACTATAGATAATTTGCAATCAGAATACGGTCAACAACAATTCTCTGTGTTCAATTATTCAATATCGGATACGCAAAGCAAGCTGGTCAAAAGCTTGAATTTGTCTGCTCAGTATCGTATCAGTACAGGGATCTCCATTATGGCATCTACCGGATATGCCGAACGTATGCCAACCATTGGCGAACGGCTTGGCTTTTATTTGTACAATGCGTACGATGGATATGATTATATCGGTAATCCGTATATCAAACCGGAAAAATCGAACTTCTTCAGATTGAATTTTCAACTTTCCAAGCCGACTATCAAGTTGAATTTTAATCAGTCTTTCAGTTTCCTGCACGACTATATTATGGGTATTACCAATACGCAGATAGCAGCCATGAATTTTTATGCTAAAGGTATAAGGGTTTATTCGAACGTGCCTGATGCTAAATTATATAGTGCCGACTTGCAGGTATTGTATTCTCCCATAGCATCGTGGTCGTTTTTCTTGTTGTCCAAACTCACGGTTGGTGAAATACAAAACGGCAAACCTATGCCGCTGATTTCTCCACTGAAAAATGTTTTGGCCGTTCAGTACGAGAAAGATAATCTAATGATTCAGGCTGAATGCGAATCGGCACTAGCCCAAAACAGAATTAATTCAGACTACGGTGAGCATGTAACTCCTGCTTATACTGTATGGAATGTGAAAGGCGGATACAAATTCAATATTTCGGAAATGCAGCTTGATGCCGGTTTGGGTGTAACAAATCTATTGAATAAGGTTTACTATGAACACCTTGACTGGAGCCGAATCAACAGACCCGGACGGAGTCTGGAACTGTATGTAAAGTTTAGTTATTGA
- a CDS encoding HYC_CC_PP family protein — translation MKKIFSILFAALILLSGMHLSLATHLCGGEISAVKLSFDHEKAGCGMCSTEANSGEKSIAPESCCKDEISFLAVDNNYSPSTIQIYHTANQLLQVFDIPQTIGIVSIHTNSATNANVQQPGNYIAAAVSLPDICVFRI, via the coding sequence ATGAAAAAAATATTCTCCATATTATTTGCAGCATTGATACTCCTTTCGGGGATGCATCTGTCGCTTGCTACGCACTTGTGTGGTGGAGAAATATCGGCTGTAAAGCTTTCTTTTGATCATGAAAAAGCCGGTTGTGGAATGTGTTCCACTGAAGCTAATTCAGGAGAAAAAAGCATTGCGCCCGAAAGTTGCTGTAAAGATGAAATATCTTTTCTGGCTGTAGATAACAATTACAGCCCCTCAACTATACAAATTTACCACACTGCAAATCAACTGTTGCAGGTGTTTGATATTCCCCAAACGATTGGAATTGTATCTATTCATACTAATTCTGCTACCAACGCAAATGTCCAGCAACCCGGCAACTATATTGCCGCTGCTGTAAGCCTCCCCGACATTTGTGTATTCCGCATTTAA
- a CDS encoding heavy-metal-associated domain-containing protein, whose protein sequence is MKTIKFFIAIMALTISTVAFAANKTESIKVSGNCETCKARIEKAAKVTGVTKADWSEKTKVLTLVYDPAKVKSDDVQKKIAAVGHDTPKYKATAAVYNALPGCCKYR, encoded by the coding sequence ATGAAAACTATAAAATTCTTCATAGCCATAATGGCACTTACTATCTCTACCGTTGCATTTGCAGCAAACAAAACAGAATCTATCAAAGTATCGGGCAATTGCGAAACCTGTAAAGCCCGCATAGAAAAAGCGGCTAAAGTAACCGGCGTTACCAAAGCCGATTGGAGTGAAAAAACAAAGGTATTAACCCTGGTTTATGATCCGGCTAAAGTGAAAAGCGACGACGTGCAAAAGAAAATTGCAGCCGTAGGTCACGACACTCCCAAGTATAAAGCCACAGCTGCTGTGTACAATGCGTTGCCGGGATGTTGCAAATACCGATAA
- a CDS encoding efflux RND transporter permease subunit, producing MFNKLVKYFLEHRLITFIFLIAFVVMGIAYSPFNWKTGVIPRDPIPVDAIPDIGDNQQIVSTEWMGRSPKDIQDQISYPLTSALLGIPGVKTIRSTSMFGMSFIYIIFKDNVEFYWSRSRILEKLNSLPAGTLPQGVQPSLGPDATALGQIFWYTLEGRDPKTGKPNGGWNPQELRTIQDFYVKYSLSAAEGVSEVASVGGFTKEYQVDVNPEALKAFGVSVMDVMNAVKKSNLDIGAETVELNNVEYIIRGLGYVKNLEDLDNSVVSVRNNIPVRIKDVARTSFGPATRRGGLDKAGSEAVGAVVVARYGSNPMEVIGNIKAKIKETAAGLPQKTLPDGSISKVTVVPFYDRTGLIKETIGTLESALSHEILISIIVIIVLVLNLRASVIVAGLLPLGVLMTFILMHFFHVDANIVALSGIAIAIGVMVDIGIVDVENILRHLEMPENKGIRGKELMNVIYLATTEVRAAVVTSIATTIVSFLPVFAMEAAEGKLFHPLAFTKTFALLSAFILGIVVLPTLVHIVFDIRIDTKKIRRYFNGGLIIAGILFVAIWQVWPALALVAVGINNLQDYRWPKERKEYPNYINIAITVLVAVYYLSMEWLPLGAHNSLFVNFLFVAGIVAVILGALMTMVHFYEPILRWALIHKWKFLILPAFTLFFGLLVWMGFDKVFGPVATSAEKIGWQAPAKAFPGIGKEFMPSLNEGSYLLMPTSMPHSSIEKNLQYIETLDKRLASIPEVEVAVGKWGRVNSALDPAPVQMFENTINYRPEYILNEEGHRERFKVDKEGAFLLKNGKTFNAEKETFRAIPADSLIVSAKGEYFRQWRPQIKKPNDIWNEIVKVTDIPGLTSAPKLQPIETRLVMLSTGMRAPMGLKVYGPDLESIEKAGMQFEKVLKHVPSVKGSSVFYDRAVGAPYLEIKLNRENMARYGMTVSDVQEILQVAMGGMALSTSVEGRERFPMRVRYARELRDNPEDIKRILIPAMNGTQIPLSELADINYTRGAQMIKTENTFLVGYVIFDKVESKAEVDVVNEASDILKKKLDSGELKLPTGVTYKFAGNYENEIRATERLSIVIPISLLLILLLLYFQFKTVTASFIHFSGVFVAFAGGFIMLWLYGQDWFLNFSVAGMNLRDLFQMHPINLSVAVWVGFIALFGIATNDGVIMGTYIHQVFEDKKPKTVHDVREAVIEAGKKRVRPAMMTTAVAVIALLPVLTSTGKGADIMVPMAIPTFGGMIIQVMTIFVVPLFQAMWREKTIHNA from the coding sequence ATGTTCAATAAACTCGTCAAATATTTTCTCGAGCACAGGCTGATTACCTTTATTTTTCTGATTGCCTTCGTGGTGATGGGAATTGCGTATTCGCCCTTCAATTGGAAAACGGGAGTTATTCCCCGTGATCCGATTCCGGTAGATGCCATTCCCGATATTGGTGACAACCAGCAAATCGTTTCTACCGAATGGATGGGTCGCTCGCCCAAAGATATTCAGGATCAGATTAGTTATCCGCTTACTTCCGCCTTGCTGGGCATTCCGGGGGTGAAAACCATTCGGAGTACGTCCATGTTCGGCATGTCGTTTATCTACATTATTTTCAAAGATAATGTGGAGTTCTACTGGAGTCGTTCACGTATTTTGGAAAAACTGAATTCGTTGCCTGCCGGAACATTACCGCAAGGTGTTCAACCGTCCTTAGGTCCGGACGCAACTGCTTTAGGACAAATATTCTGGTATACGCTCGAAGGGCGTGACCCGAAAACAGGGAAACCCAATGGCGGTTGGAATCCGCAGGAATTGCGCACCATTCAGGATTTCTATGTAAAATACAGTCTGTCGGCTGCCGAAGGTGTTTCGGAAGTGGCTTCGGTGGGCGGTTTTACCAAAGAATATCAGGTGGATGTAAACCCCGAAGCGTTGAAAGCTTTTGGTGTTTCGGTGATGGATGTGATGAATGCCGTAAAGAAAAGTAATCTCGATATTGGTGCCGAAACCGTGGAACTGAATAATGTGGAATACATTATCCGGGGACTCGGCTACGTGAAGAATCTGGAGGATCTGGATAACTCGGTTGTTTCAGTACGGAACAATATTCCGGTGCGCATTAAAGATGTTGCCCGTACTTCCTTTGGGCCTGCTACCCGCCGTGGTGGACTGGATAAAGCCGGAAGTGAAGCGGTAGGAGCGGTGGTGGTAGCCCGTTATGGCTCTAATCCGATGGAAGTGATTGGCAATATAAAGGCCAAAATAAAAGAAACAGCAGCCGGATTGCCTCAGAAGACTTTGCCGGATGGTAGCATTTCGAAAGTTACCGTGGTGCCGTTTTACGACCGTACGGGTTTGATTAAAGAAACGATCGGAACACTCGAATCGGCTCTTTCGCACGAAATTCTGATTAGTATCATCGTTATTATTGTGCTGGTGTTGAATCTTCGGGCTTCGGTCATCGTTGCCGGACTGTTGCCGCTGGGTGTGCTGATGACTTTTATTCTGATGCATTTTTTCCATGTGGATGCTAATATCGTGGCGTTATCCGGTATTGCCATTGCCATTGGCGTAATGGTGGATATTGGAATTGTGGATGTCGAGAATATTCTGCGACATTTGGAAATGCCAGAGAACAAAGGCATTCGTGGTAAAGAACTGATGAATGTTATTTACCTTGCCACAACGGAAGTACGTGCTGCGGTGGTGACTTCCATCGCGACAACTATTGTCAGCTTCTTGCCGGTATTTGCCATGGAAGCTGCCGAAGGAAAACTGTTTCACCCGCTCGCGTTCACCAAAACATTCGCTTTGTTGTCGGCCTTTATCCTTGGTATCGTGGTGCTACCTACTTTGGTGCATATTGTTTTTGATATACGGATAGATACAAAGAAAATTCGTCGGTATTTCAATGGTGGATTAATCATTGCCGGAATACTGTTCGTCGCAATCTGGCAGGTTTGGCCGGCTTTGGCATTGGTGGCTGTGGGAATCAATAACCTGCAGGATTACCGTTGGCCGAAAGAAAGGAAAGAGTATCCAAACTATATCAATATTGCCATAACCGTTTTGGTGGCGGTGTATTATTTATCCATGGAATGGTTGCCGTTGGGTGCTCACAACAGTTTGTTCGTCAACTTCCTGTTTGTGGCGGGAATCGTTGCGGTTATTCTGGGTGCGTTGATGACGATGGTTCATTTTTACGAACCGATTCTTCGTTGGGCATTGATACATAAATGGAAATTTTTGATCCTTCCGGCTTTTACGTTATTCTTTGGATTGTTGGTATGGATGGGATTCGATAAAGTATTCGGACCGGTAGCAACCAGTGCTGAGAAAATAGGCTGGCAAGCACCGGCAAAGGCTTTCCCCGGAATTGGCAAAGAATTTATGCCGTCGCTCAACGAAGGTTCGTATCTGCTGATGCCAACCAGTATGCCGCATTCGAGCATCGAAAAAAATCTGCAATATATCGAAACACTGGATAAACGACTTGCATCTATTCCCGAAGTGGAAGTGGCGGTGGGCAAATGGGGACGCGTGAATTCAGCGCTCGATCCGGCTCCTGTGCAGATGTTCGAAAACACCATTAATTATCGCCCCGAATATATTCTGAACGAAGAAGGTCACCGCGAACGCTTCAAGGTGGACAAAGAAGGTGCTTTTTTGTTGAAAAACGGAAAGACTTTCAATGCAGAAAAAGAAACTTTCCGAGCCATTCCTGCCGATAGTTTGATTGTTTCTGCAAAAGGAGAATATTTCCGCCAATGGCGGCCGCAGATTAAAAAGCCGAACGATATATGGAACGAAATTGTAAAAGTGACTGATATTCCCGGCTTGACTTCTGCACCAAAACTACAACCAATTGAAACCCGATTGGTAATGCTTTCTACCGGAATGCGTGCGCCGATGGGCTTAAAGGTCTACGGACCGGATTTGGAATCGATAGAAAAAGCGGGTATGCAGTTCGAAAAAGTCTTGAAACATGTTCCGTCAGTCAAAGGCTCGTCGGTGTTTTACGACCGTGCGGTGGGAGCACCTTATCTGGAAATAAAGCTGAACCGCGAAAACATGGCGCGATACGGAATGACCGTGAGTGATGTGCAGGAAATTTTGCAGGTAGCTATGGGTGGTATGGCGTTGAGTACTTCAGTGGAAGGGCGGGAACGCTTCCCTATGCGGGTAAGATATGCCCGTGAGTTGCGCGACAATCCCGAAGATATTAAGCGGATTCTGATTCCGGCTATGAACGGTACGCAAATTCCGTTGAGCGAACTGGCTGATATCAATTACACTCGCGGTGCACAAATGATTAAAACCGAAAATACATTTTTGGTGGGTTATGTCATTTTCGACAAGGTGGAAAGCAAAGCCGAAGTGGATGTGGTGAACGAAGCATCCGATATTTTGAAGAAAAAGCTGGATTCGGGTGAATTGAAATTGCCTACCGGTGTGACCTATAAATTTGCCGGAAATTACGAGAATGAGATTCGGGCAACGGAACGACTGTCCATTGTGATTCCGATTAGTTTATTGCTGATTCTGCTCTTGTTGTACTTCCAGTTCAAAACGGTGACAGCTTCCTTTATCCATTTTTCAGGCGTGTTTGTGGCCTTTGCAGGAGGATTTATCATGCTGTGGCTCTACGGTCAGGATTGGTTTTTGAACTTCTCCGTTGCCGGAATGAATCTGCGCGATCTGTTTCAAATGCACCCCATTAATCTGAGTGTGGCGGTCTGGGTAGGATTTATCGCCTTGTTTGGTATTGCCACCAACGATGGTGTGATTATGGGAACGTATATTCATCAGGTGTTCGAAGACAAGAAACCTAAAACGGTGCATGATGTACGCGAAGCGGTGATTGAAGCCGGCAAAAAGAGGGTGCGTCCGGCTATGATGACCACGGCTGTGGCGGTAATTGCATTGCTACCTGTACTTACATCTACCGGAAAAGGTGCAGACATTATGGTGCCAATGGCTATTCCTACGTTTGGAGGAATGATTATTCAGGTGATGACCATTTTTGTGGTGCCGTTGTTTCAGGCGATGTGGAGAGAGAAGACAATTCATAATGCATAA
- a CDS encoding TolC family protein, whose protein sequence is MRKLILYIGLLAFSMQGYSQDSLMHYLELATKNNPTVLQRYNEYQAALQKVPQVSSLPDPQLEMGVFLSPMEVLSGNQVADIKLMQMFPWFGVIKNAKDEMSLMAKGKYETFRDAKLQVYYDVQRAWFDLYRIRQNIRISEKNVELLKTIERLTLVKFRSGSSASSAASGGNMSGSAVPITTSGSSGMNTMGGSSGTSTASRPATSSGSVSMSSATGASGLSEVYQIQIEAASLEDNIASLQTEEQSAVARFNSLLNRPPKTPVASTDLLPTEPLDIAYLSVNDSMFTHNPMLGMLAYEQQSLAARTKMQKQMGLPMVGVGLNYTVINKNEMSTSAMNGQDMIMPMLTVTLPIYRKKYKAQQAETRFLKTASEQNYQATANMLQSQYYEALQQYNDAGRRIKLYDNQGQLAKKSLDISIKTFSSSASGLSDILRIRQQLLDYELKQVEAVVEFNRAEALIKRLITTPNTTPNP, encoded by the coding sequence ATGAGAAAACTAATATTATATATCGGCTTATTGGCTTTCAGTATGCAAGGTTATTCGCAGGATTCGCTCATGCATTATCTTGAGCTTGCTACAAAAAACAACCCGACGGTTTTGCAGCGATACAACGAATATCAGGCTGCATTGCAAAAGGTACCGCAAGTGAGCAGCTTGCCCGATCCTCAATTGGAAATGGGTGTTTTTTTAAGTCCGATGGAAGTGCTGAGTGGTAATCAGGTGGCAGATATCAAGCTGATGCAAATGTTTCCGTGGTTTGGTGTAATCAAGAATGCTAAGGATGAAATGAGCCTTATGGCTAAAGGGAAATACGAAACTTTCAGGGATGCGAAGTTGCAGGTTTACTACGATGTACAGCGTGCCTGGTTCGATTTGTATCGGATCCGCCAAAATATCCGTATTTCGGAAAAGAACGTGGAACTTTTGAAAACCATAGAGCGACTCACGTTGGTAAAGTTTCGGTCAGGTTCTTCGGCGAGTAGTGCTGCTTCCGGTGGAAATATGTCGGGTAGTGCTGTTCCAATAACCACTTCCGGTTCTTCGGGGATGAATACCATGGGTGGCAGTTCAGGAACTTCAACAGCTTCTCGCCCTGCAACTTCATCGGGTTCGGTTTCTATGAGTTCTGCAACCGGAGCTTCCGGCTTGTCGGAAGTGTACCAGATTCAAATTGAGGCAGCAAGTTTGGAAGATAATATTGCTTCCTTGCAGACAGAAGAACAGTCGGCTGTAGCACGCTTCAACAGTTTGCTGAATCGTCCGCCGAAAACACCTGTCGCATCTACTGACTTGTTGCCCACGGAACCCCTAGATATAGCCTATTTGTCAGTAAATGATTCGATGTTTACCCACAATCCCATGTTGGGTATGCTGGCGTACGAGCAACAATCGCTTGCAGCACGCACCAAAATGCAAAAACAAATGGGTCTGCCCATGGTTGGAGTGGGTCTGAATTATACGGTTATCAATAAAAACGAGATGTCCACTTCGGCCATGAACGGGCAGGATATGATAATGCCTATGCTCACGGTGACATTGCCCATTTATCGAAAGAAATATAAGGCGCAGCAAGCGGAAACCCGGTTTTTGAAAACGGCTTCGGAACAGAATTACCAGGCTACGGCTAATATGTTACAATCGCAATATTACGAAGCGTTGCAACAATATAATGATGCCGGACGACGCATTAAATTGTACGATAATCAAGGTCAATTGGCGAAAAAGTCGTTGGATATTTCCATTAAAACCTTTTCATCGTCGGCCTCCGGCTTAAGCGATATTCTGCGCATCCGCCAGCAATTACTCGACTATGAACTGAAACAAGTGGAAGCCGTGGTGGAATTTAATAGGGCGGAAGCGTTGATAAAACGCTTGATAACGACCCCAAATACGACCCCAAACCCCTAA
- a CDS encoding efflux RND transporter periplasmic adaptor subunit produces the protein MNKIFKTNSGSPLGARGSWLKGLLLVLAGLFLGWLFFHSPKAVTDEHNHSANETKKQLWTCSMHPQIRLDHPGKCPICAMDLIPVVESKGAKADSNAVHFSKEAAELANVATSVVSRQQPSKDVRLYGKVQADERLLQNQVAHIGGRIEKLFVNFTGEPVRKGQLLAMIYSPDLITAQQELIEAAKSKQTQPEIYHAAMEKLMQWMLTEKQIAQIERSGKVKTNFEVYSNTSGIVTARRVNTGDHVSEGSVLYDIANLSQVWVLFDAYESDLPFLKVGNTISFTLQALPGTNFSAKIQFIDPVIDPVNRVAKVRVEVSNVGGKLKPEMFATGVVKANLTEFKDKLVIPRSAVLWTGKRSIVYVKQPNTKDVNFKMREIELGPMLGNSYVVLAGLTVGEEIVTDGTFSVDAAAQLAGKPSMMNR, from the coding sequence ATGAACAAAATATTTAAAACTAACTCCGGTTCCCCTTTAGGGGCTAGGGGTTCTTGGCTTAAGGGTCTTCTCTTAGTTCTTGCCGGACTGTTCCTGGGTTGGTTGTTCTTTCATTCGCCAAAGGCGGTGACGGACGAGCACAATCATTCGGCAAACGAAACGAAAAAGCAACTGTGGACTTGCTCTATGCACCCACAGATCAGACTGGATCATCCGGGTAAATGTCCGATATGCGCTATGGATCTCATTCCCGTCGTGGAAAGTAAAGGTGCTAAAGCTGATTCCAATGCAGTTCACTTCAGTAAAGAGGCAGCTGAACTGGCCAATGTAGCCACGTCGGTTGTCAGTCGTCAACAGCCAAGCAAAGATGTCCGACTTTATGGCAAAGTACAGGCCGACGAACGTTTGTTGCAAAATCAGGTGGCGCACATTGGCGGTCGGATTGAAAAACTGTTCGTGAACTTCACGGGCGAACCGGTTCGTAAAGGACAGTTGTTGGCTATGATTTATTCGCCCGACCTGATTACGGCTCAACAGGAATTGATTGAAGCAGCTAAAAGCAAACAAACGCAGCCGGAAATATACCATGCAGCCATGGAAAAACTGATGCAATGGATGCTTACCGAAAAACAAATTGCCCAAATAGAGCGATCGGGAAAGGTAAAGACGAACTTCGAAGTCTATTCCAATACGTCGGGAATTGTAACTGCCCGACGCGTCAATACGGGCGATCATGTGTCGGAAGGCAGCGTGTTGTACGACATTGCCAACCTTTCGCAGGTTTGGGTGCTGTTTGATGCTTACGAAAGCGATTTGCCTTTCCTTAAAGTGGGTAATACCATTTCATTTACGTTGCAGGCCTTGCCCGGAACCAACTTTTCGGCAAAAATACAGTTTATTGATCCGGTGATTGATCCGGTGAACCGCGTGGCCAAAGTGCGGGTGGAAGTGAGTAATGTCGGTGGAAAGCTGAAACCCGAGATGTTTGCCACCGGTGTGGTAAAGGCCAATCTGACCGAGTTTAAAGATAAACTGGTTATTCCACGTTCGGCAGTATTGTGGACCGGCAAACGCTCCATCGTGTATGTGAAACAGCCCAATACCAAAGATGTCAACTTCAAAATGCGCGAAATTGAACTTGGCCCAATGCTTGGCAATAGCTATGTGGTACTTGCTGGTTTGACCGTTGGCGAAGAAATAGTAACGGATGGTACCTTCAGCGTAGATGCTGCGGCGCAATTGGCAGGAAAGCCGAGTATGATGAATAGGTAG